Genomic DNA from Marinobacter sp. LV10MA510-1:
GCGATCATGCTGGCTGTCACGGTTAACCATGAACAGCACCACAACCAGTAATACGGTGAGTGCGATCAGCACGGCAGTCAGCCCGGCAATCAGTTTGTTGCCACCTTGTCTGCTACCGAGTCTTCCGGCTTTGTTTTTCATCTTCTGGCTCCCGGCCTTTGTTCTGAAATGGACAAATCTTTTGGTTCGGAGTGGTTGCGGTTACAGGCTGATGGGCCTGCCACGGCCGTTGCGATCACCGCTGTGCAACGTCAAGAAAGTGCTCGTCACCGAGCAGCTCGATAGCCGAGAACACATTCCAGGTTTCCCCGTTGCGCGTATAGCCGCCGGCAACAAAGGGTTGGACACGATCAGGAACGCCGCTGGTATCTGGTGTGAAATTCTCTGCCCCGAAATATTGCATGCCCAGAACCGAGTCAACAACCAACCCGCTAAACAGGTCGTCTTTTTCAACCACCAGAACCCTCCGTTGGCGTGGGCTGGTGGCGGAGCGGGGCAGTTCAAAAAAAGCGTCAAGATCGATCAGGGGCAATAACCGGCCGCGCACGTTGGCCGCTCCCATCAGAAACGGGCGCACGCCTGGTATCTGGGTAAAACGGGGGACATGGAGTATTTCGGTAACTTCGCCCATAGGCGCAACGTAGTGTTCACCGGCCAGCATAAAACCGATCCCATTCCATTGTTCGGCCGTTTTTTCCTGCTCTGGGAGGCCGGCTGATAACTGGCGGCTGCGTAAAGCTATGCTCGTCAGAACAGCAAAGGGGGCAGCCTGGGCAGACATACGTACTCCGTGTTTGAAAATTAGCCAATCAGGCTATTGATGACCTGAATCAGATCATTCTCGTTAACTGGCTTGACCAAATAACCTTTGGCGCCCTGGCGAGTACCCCAAACCCGGTCTGTTTCCTGATCTTTGGTGGTCACAATGACGACCGGAATCGATGCGGTTTCTGGTGCACGGGTTAGTTGGCGGGTGGCCTGAAAACCGTTCAGGCCGGGCATAACGACATCCATCAGCACCAGGTCCGGGGTTTCTGATCGAGCTTTGGCTACTCCATCGGCGCCATTGTCTGCGGTCAGCACTTCGTGCTGGTGCTTT
This window encodes:
- a CDS encoding chemotaxis protein CheW — its product is MSAQAAPFAVLTSIALRSRQLSAGLPEQEKTAEQWNGIGFMLAGEHYVAPMGEVTEILHVPRFTQIPGVRPFLMGAANVRGRLLPLIDLDAFFELPRSATSPRQRRVLVVEKDDLFSGLVVDSVLGMQYFGAENFTPDTSGVPDRVQPFVAGGYTRNGETWNVFSAIELLGDEHFLDVAQR
- the pilH gene encoding twitching motility response regulator PilH: MARILIVDDSPTEVKKITTMLQKHQHEVLTADNGADGVAKARSETPDLVLMDVVMPGLNGFQATRQLTRAPETASIPVVIVTTKDQETDRVWGTRQGAKGYLVKPVNENDLIQVINSLIG